TAAAAGAGGGAATTTGGAATTTGAATCTGTTCATTTGGAAGACGACAACCAAAAAGTGCGTAAAATTCTTCCCCATTTCAAGGCCTATGTGGATTCGGAGAATTTTAGCAATAATGATTTTTCAAGTACCTATCAACTGAGTATCAAGGTTCCTGTTGCCCATTTTGAAGACTTGATGGATACACTTTCATCCATAGGAAAGAAAACCACCAATAGGTCCTCCAATACTGACGATGTGACAAGGAATTTCAGGGATTTGAAAGCCACAATTGAAAGCAAAAAAGCCCTGGAAAACCGATACAGGGAGTTGTTGAGCAAGGCCACCCAAATCAAAGATATGCTGGAGATAGAGAGAAATTTAAATGATCTCCGAAATGAAATAGAAGGGTATGAGGCCAGGTTAAGAACCCTGCAAAACGATATCAGTTATAGTACCATCAATTTACATTTTTATCAGGTTAAGGATCAAAGCAAAGCTGAAAAACCATCTTTTTTCAGCAGGTTGGTCAAATCTTTCCAAGGAGGCTGGGACATGTTTATCTGGTTATTGCTCGCATTGGTCAGGCTTTGGCCACTTGGAGTACTAGCCATTTTAACGATGGTGGTAATCAAGTTGGTAAGGAAAAAACAAGCCAAAAGTTGAAAATGGTATAGCAAAGCTTGATAAAAACAAAAAGCTGGTTCATTGACCAGCCTTTTTTCTTATGCAATTACTCATCCACAAATTCCAGAATATCTCCCGGCTGACAATCCAAAGCCTTGCAGATGGCTTCCAAGGTGCTGAACCGGACAGCTTTGGCTTTCCCTGTCTTTAATATCGAAAGATTGGATAGGGTGATGTCCACTTTTTCGGAAAGCTCGTTGAGGGACATTTTCCGCTTGGCCATCATCACATCCAAATTGACTATGATAGGCATGGCTTAGATTGTTAATTCATTTTCGGATTGGATTTCTACCCCTCTCTTAAAGACCCGGGCAATGGCATAAATCAGGGCGCCCATGAGCAGGTACTCAAAGGCACCACCCGTAAAACCTCCCAAAGAGGGGATTTCAAAACCACGTTTGATCAGCCATTTCAAAGATGCTGATGTGAAAATAATCAAAATGCCCGTTTGGATGGCGAAAGAAGCAATTTCTGAAATCAGGTTGGATACTTTTTTACTGAATGGATGATTGAGGTTGATGGTGAGAAATATTCTGATCATCAAATAAAAAATATAGGCTTTTAGGCAAGCTATGACTACCAATAAAGATA
This Cecembia calidifontis DNA region includes the following protein-coding sequences:
- a CDS encoding DUF4349 domain-containing protein gives rise to the protein MKQLLLIFQPSLFLFIIGACQNTGNSDFQIVETGERFEEVLDVPPSEQPAKFPVEELQPATEIQRLLVKRGNLEFESVHLEDDNQKVRKILPHFKAYVDSENFSNNDFSSTYQLSIKVPVAHFEDLMDTLSSIGKKTTNRSSNTDDVTRNFRDLKATIESKKALENRYRELLSKATQIKDMLEIERNLNDLRNEIEGYEARLRTLQNDISYSTINLHFYQVKDQSKAEKPSFFSRLVKSFQGGWDMFIWLLLALVRLWPLGVLAILTMVVIKLVRKKQAKS
- a CDS encoding DUF2975 domain-containing protein, which translates into the protein MNLKNEWNEKWVTQPGLMLITIVIWSIFIGLCIKAGALMFTTIYSFFKPIVAQDLYEGLNLYGLRNQEIGYYIGLVSLLVVIACLKAYIFYLMIRIFLTINLNHPFSKKVSNLISEIASFAIQTGILIIFTSASLKWLIKRGFEIPSLGGFTGGAFEYLLMGALIYAIARVFKRGVEIQSENELTI
- a CDS encoding helix-turn-helix domain-containing protein, producing MPIIVNLDVMMAKRKMSLNELSEKVDITLSNLSILKTGKAKAVRFSTLEAICKALDCQPGDILEFVDE